A region of the Cannabis sativa cultivar Pink pepper isolate KNU-18-1 chromosome 3, ASM2916894v1, whole genome shotgun sequence genome:
aataatgaaatattgatgaatctgagaaaaaaacaacaacggtttgcatgaaaataaacattaagGCATATAAATAGTTGCTACAGTGTTTTATTCTGAAACTGTTGTTTACAAGTTGTTTTACAGTGGAATAATAGTTGTTTGGGATCTAGAAACTGGAAAATATGAATCTACTGttattaattggtgatcagtTTTGAAATAGTTGTTTGATAGTTGATTTAACCTATATAAATAGTCGGTCAGAAAAAGTGTTAGATGCATAAGTTATTGTTGGAAATAGTTGTTTATTGGTTGTTTTGAcagattaaaatagttgttTGCAACTACAAAAACTGaaccaagtaaataatttacattatttcaGGAAACGGAACCATTACAAATATTGGTGCAGAGCAATGGGCATTGGGATGACAACAGAAACTATGTTGATTATGAATCAAGTGGAGAATTAATTTCGACCAAGTGCACTTTTGAGGAACTAATGAGAATAATGATGGAAGAACTCCAATGCAACCATGAATCAACACAACTACAACTGAAATATCAACTGAAGGAAGGAGGCCAACCACTACAaatcaaggatgacaaaagtctGTTGTTCTACATAAAGCTATTAACGAAGGAGGTTGATTTCACAAGGTACCCATTGTGTGTGAACAAAACCAGTAACACGGCACCACCTAACCAAACAATGGTGTGGAACAATATGATCATGGAATCATATGAGAACAACGCAGCACAGGAAGACTTGCAGCAACCTGGAAACAACACGGCAACAACTTCCAAGCAACAACTATCTGCGCAGACGATGGGATCTGGTGAAGTTGATGCATTTTTCCTAGAAACAGTAACAGTGTCATCAGAATCAACCATACAACAACCAGACaacaacagagaaaaaactacaGCAGTAGATGAAGATTTTGACTTCACCGACTATGCAAAGCTTGTGGCTGCAGAAATGGTACAGCAACTAGAAAACAACcggggaagaagaagaggaagtggacAACACAGAAATGATGATCATCAATGACAAACGACATGAAACAATAGAGAAGGGGCAAATTTACAAGGACAAAGAAACATTGATAAGTACACTATGCTACTTTGCAATCAAGAAGACATTTCAATACAAAGTAGTGAAATCTTGCACAAAAGAATACAACATAGTGTGTTTGGACACAAACTGCAAATGGAGTTTAAAGGCTACAAAAAATGGAAACACAGAAACATTCATAATAAGGAGCTACGAAGAAGAACACACATGTGCAGTTACAATAAGATTTGGAGATCAACGACAAGCTACATCAAAGTTGATAGCAGACTTTGTAAAACCAAAATTCTTGAACCTGAAAACAAAGTGCAGCCCTGCAGACATAAAGACAGAAATGAAAGACAAATACGGAATAAAGATGAATTACATGAAAGCATGGCGTAGTAAAGAGCGAGCACAAACCCAGCTACATGGAAATGCTAAAGAGTCGTACAATCTCTTGCCTAGATACCTGTACATGCTACAGAAAACAAAtccaggtaaaaaaaaatttaaaaattttactttgatAATATTTGTGGAAAAACAGTTGTTTTTGAGTTGTTATTTCGTTGAGTACATGTTGTTTGAAACAATCCTGTTTGATTAAAATTCAGGAACATTAATAGACATAGAGAAAGATGATGATGACAGTTTCAAATATGCATTTGTTGCATTGAATGCTGCTATAAAAGGTTGGCCAAACTGCAAACCAATCATCGTGGTAGACGGTACATTCCTAAAGGCCGCGTATGGAGGCACGTTGCTCACTGCCAACACACAAGATGCAGAATCTAAAATTTTTCCACTAGCATACTGCATAGTTGATTCTGAGAACGATAAATCGTGGGAGtggttcttaaaaaaaat
Encoded here:
- the LOC133035926 gene encoding uncharacterized protein LOC133035926, which codes for MIESEGELKETEPLQILVQSNGHWDDNRNYVDYESSGELISTKCTFEELMRIMMEELQCNHESTQLQLKYQLKEGGQPLQIKDDKSLLFYIKLLTKEVDFTRYPLCVNKTSNTAPPNQTMVWNNMIMESYENNAAQEDLQQPGNNTATTSKQQLSAQTMGSGEVDAFFLETVTVSSESTIQQPDNNREKTTAVDEDFDFTDYKTTGEEEEEVDNTEMMIINDKRHETIEKGQIYKDKETLISTLCYFAIKKTFQYKVVKSCTKEYNIVCLDTNCKWSLKATKNGNTETFIIRSYEEEHTCAVTIRFGDQRQATSKLIADFVKPKFLNLKTKCSPADIKTEMKDKYGIKMNYMKAWRSKERAQTQLHGNAKESYNLLPRYLYMLQKTNPGTLIDIEKDDDDSFKYAFVALNAAIKGWPNCKPIIVVDGTFLKAAYGGTLLTANTQDAESKIFPLAYCIVDSENDKSWEWFLKKIREAFGVRECQCLISDRHESIIKATRKVFPEITHGYCIFHLLSNLKTKFKKNAKHFRVPFFAAAKAYTEMEFEFHMRELDNLDKRIRPYTGENWP